One genomic region from Lysobacterales bacterium encodes:
- a CDS encoding GNAT family N-acetyltransferase, producing MGVELRCLRPVEYARHIADVARLRIEVFRAFPYLYDGDVGYEERYLATYAQSADSVWVLALDGERVVGASTGLPLADEDAAFKQPFIARGIDPQRVFYFGESVLLPAYRGLGLGHRFFDAREAHARALGRFEWTAFAAVDRAADDPRRPAGHRDNDAFWTKRGYGRQPGMGFRLSWREIGEPAESEKPLTYWLRALEAG from the coding sequence ATGGGCGTCGAGCTGCGCTGCCTGCGGCCGGTCGAGTACGCGCGCCACATCGCCGACGTCGCGCGCCTGCGCATCGAAGTGTTCCGCGCGTTTCCCTACCTCTACGACGGCGACGTCGGCTACGAGGAGCGCTACCTCGCCACCTATGCGCAGTCGGCCGACAGTGTGTGGGTGCTGGCGCTGGACGGCGAGCGCGTGGTCGGCGCCAGCACCGGCCTGCCCCTGGCCGACGAGGACGCTGCGTTCAAGCAGCCCTTCATCGCGCGCGGTATTGACCCGCAGCGGGTGTTCTACTTCGGTGAGTCGGTGCTGCTGCCGGCCTATCGCGGGCTGGGTCTTGGGCATCGCTTCTTCGATGCGCGCGAAGCGCATGCGCGCGCGCTGGGGCGCTTCGAGTGGACGGCCTTCGCGGCGGTGGACCGCGCGGCCGACGATCCGCGTCGCCCCGCGGGCCATCGCGACAATGACGCGTTCTGGACCAAGCGCGGCTACGGGCGTCAGCCCGGCATGGGCTTTCGCCTGAGCTGGAGGGAGATCGGAGAGCCCGCGGAAAGCGAGAAGCCGCTGACCTACTGGCTGCGCGCGCTGGAGGCCGGCTGA
- a CDS encoding glutaredoxin family protein: MSGRVWLVLLALLVAIGFWRSERSAEAALSALPGAGDPNRVLMVSAEWCGYCQQQLADFRAAGVRFTELDFDTSEGRDAVDALGGRGVPLTVIGDEVIHGYNRPALQQHLAAIGYEMR, from the coding sequence GTGAGCGGGCGCGTCTGGCTGGTCCTGCTCGCACTGCTGGTGGCCATCGGCTTCTGGCGATCCGAGCGGTCCGCCGAGGCCGCGCTCAGCGCGCTGCCAGGCGCAGGCGACCCCAATCGTGTGCTGATGGTCAGCGCGGAATGGTGCGGCTACTGCCAGCAGCAGCTGGCCGATTTCCGCGCCGCTGGCGTGCGCTTTACCGAGCTCGACTTCGATACCTCCGAAGGGCGCGATGCCGTCGACGCCCTGGGCGGCCGCGGCGTGCCGCTCACCGTCATCGGCGATGAAGTGATCCATGGCTACAACCGGCCGGCGCTGCAGCAGCATCTGGCGGCGATCGGCTACGAGATGCGCTGA
- a CDS encoding NADPH-dependent 2,4-dienoyl-CoA reductase: MTQASYPTLLSPLDIGRVRLRNRVLMGSMHTGLEDRASDYPRLAAYFAARARGGVGLIVTGGIAPNISGWVKPFAGKLSWPWEVRRHRQVTSAVHAEGALICMQVLHAGRYAYHPLAVAPTALKSPITPFKPRALSLRGVEAQIRDFVRCAQLARDAGYDGIEVMGSEGYLINEFLAPRTNRRTDRFGGPLENRMRFAVEIVRRTREALGPDFIIIFRLSMLDLVEGGSSWEDVVATAKAIEAAGASIINTGIGWHEARVPTIVTSVPRAAFSGITARLRGEIQLPLVTSNRINTPELAESLLASGVADLVSMARPLLADPDWVNKARAGRARAINTCIACNQACLDHVFENKPASCLVNPMACRETEIVLTRSARPKRVAVIGAGPAGLAAACAAAERGHAVVLFEASAEIGGQFNLARQVPGKEEFSETLRYFRTRIEELDIDLRLQSRVDAAQLKAHAFDAHIVATGVKPRVPDIAGIDHPKVLGYADVLQGAEVGQRVAVIGAGGIGFDVCEYLTTPHPSPTVEPHRWLDEWGVDLGYTHGGGLKTPHAEASPREVWMLQRSGGKPGARLNKTTGWVHRAALKSKGVKALSQVEYVRIDDSGLHCRIEGEERLLEVDSIVLCAGQVSVNALHAELRAAGMHSQLIGGALLAGEVDAKRAIEEGVRAAAAI, encoded by the coding sequence ACCGAGCGAGCGACTACCCCCGCCTTGCCGCCTACTTCGCGGCGCGCGCGCGCGGTGGTGTCGGCCTGATCGTCACCGGCGGCATCGCTCCGAACATCTCGGGCTGGGTCAAGCCGTTCGCCGGAAAGCTGTCCTGGCCCTGGGAAGTCCGCCGCCATCGACAGGTCACTTCAGCAGTGCACGCAGAGGGCGCACTGATCTGCATGCAGGTGCTGCACGCGGGTCGCTACGCATACCACCCGCTTGCAGTCGCCCCCACCGCGCTCAAGTCACCAATCACTCCCTTCAAGCCCCGAGCGCTTAGCCTGCGCGGGGTCGAAGCGCAGATCCGCGACTTCGTACGTTGCGCCCAGCTGGCGCGAGACGCCGGTTACGACGGCATCGAAGTCATGGGCTCGGAGGGCTACCTCATCAACGAGTTCCTCGCTCCACGTACCAATCGCCGCACCGACAGGTTCGGCGGCCCGCTGGAAAACCGCATGCGGTTCGCGGTCGAAATCGTGCGGCGCACCCGCGAGGCGCTCGGGCCCGATTTCATCATCATTTTCCGGCTTTCAATGCTCGACCTGGTCGAAGGCGGCAGCAGCTGGGAGGACGTCGTCGCCACCGCCAAAGCGATCGAGGCTGCGGGAGCCAGCATCATCAACACCGGAATCGGCTGGCATGAAGCACGCGTCCCAACCATCGTCACCTCAGTGCCGCGCGCGGCGTTCAGCGGGATCACGGCGCGTCTGCGCGGCGAGATCCAACTGCCGCTGGTGACCAGCAACCGAATCAATACGCCCGAGCTCGCGGAATCGCTGCTGGCCTCTGGCGTGGCGGATCTGGTCTCGATGGCGCGACCGCTGCTCGCCGATCCCGACTGGGTGAACAAAGCCCGCGCAGGCCGCGCGCGCGCCATCAACACCTGCATCGCCTGCAACCAAGCCTGCCTGGACCATGTCTTCGAGAACAAGCCTGCGAGCTGCCTGGTCAATCCGATGGCCTGTCGCGAGACAGAGATCGTGCTGACCCGCAGCGCGCGACCCAAGCGCGTCGCCGTCATCGGCGCCGGCCCGGCGGGGCTGGCCGCGGCTTGCGCCGCAGCCGAGCGCGGCCATGCCGTCGTGCTGTTCGAAGCGAGCGCAGAGATCGGGGGCCAGTTCAACCTGGCGCGACAAGTGCCGGGCAAAGAGGAGTTCAGCGAAACGCTCCGCTACTTCCGCACCCGCATCGAGGAACTGGATATCGATCTGCGCCTGCAGTCGCGAGTTGACGCCGCACAGCTGAAGGCCCACGCGTTTGACGCGCACATCGTGGCGACCGGCGTCAAACCGCGCGTGCCGGATATTGCTGGCATCGATCATCCCAAGGTACTGGGGTACGCGGACGTGCTGCAGGGCGCCGAGGTCGGACAGCGCGTTGCGGTCATCGGTGCAGGTGGCATCGGCTTCGATGTGTGCGAGTACCTGACCACGCCACATCCTTCACCGACGGTCGAGCCTCACCGATGGCTGGATGAGTGGGGCGTCGATCTCGGCTACACGCACGGCGGCGGGCTCAAGACTCCGCACGCTGAGGCCTCACCCCGCGAGGTGTGGATGCTCCAGCGCAGCGGCGGCAAGCCAGGGGCGCGTCTCAACAAGACGACCGGCTGGGTCCACCGTGCCGCGCTGAAGAGCAAGGGCGTCAAGGCGCTCTCCCAGGTCGAGTATGTGCGTATCGACGACAGTGGCCTGCACTGCAGGATCGAGGGCGAAGAACGACTCCTGGAAGTCGACAGCATCGTTCTCTGCGCCGGGCAGGTTTCGGTCAACGCGCTGCACGCCGAGCTGCGTGCGGCGGGCATGCACTCACAGCTCATCGGCGGCGCCCTGCTCGCTGGCGAAGTGGACGCGAAGCGGGCGATCGAGGAAGGCGTACGCGCAGCCGCTGCGATCTGA
- a CDS encoding nuclear transport factor 2 family protein encodes MPTTNTLDLIDRYYAAFNRGDRETLLALLAENVVHDLNQGPRETGRETFRAFLRRMDRCYAEQLTDIVVMASADGRRAAAEYVVHGEYKADDEGLPPARGQRYVLPGGAFFEIENGYITRVTNYYNLQDWIAQVQA; translated from the coding sequence ATGCCCACCACCAACACCCTCGACCTGATCGATCGCTACTACGCCGCCTTCAACCGCGGCGACCGCGAAACCCTGCTCGCCCTGCTGGCCGAGAACGTGGTTCACGACCTCAACCAGGGCCCCCGTGAAACCGGCCGCGAGACCTTCCGCGCCTTCCTGCGGCGCATGGACCGCTGCTACGCCGAGCAGCTCACCGACATCGTGGTGATGGCCTCCGCCGATGGCCGACGCGCGGCCGCCGAGTACGTCGTGCACGGCGAGTACAAAGCCGACGATGAAGGCCTGCCGCCGGCCCGCGGCCAGCGCTACGTGCTGCCGGGTGGCGCCTTCTTCGAGATCGAGAACGGCTACATCACCCGCGTCACCAACTACTACAACCTGCAGGACTGGATTGCGCAGGTGCAGGCCTGA
- a CDS encoding YkgJ family cysteine cluster protein: MATAPRPPGASGSPSHPCLRCGACCASFRVAFYWAEAAPHTPEGIPESLTRKLDPLRLSMAGTDQPSPRCIALRGTVGDDAHCSEYARRPSPCRDLKPAWEDGSPSLQCDRARLRHGLTPLTPADWARLEATHLRAPGELSRT; the protein is encoded by the coding sequence ATGGCCACTGCCCCCCGACCGCCTGGTGCGTCGGGCTCGCCCTCCCACCCGTGCCTGCGCTGCGGTGCCTGCTGCGCCAGCTTTCGGGTGGCCTTCTACTGGGCGGAGGCTGCACCGCACACTCCCGAGGGCATCCCGGAGTCGCTGACGCGGAAACTCGACCCGCTGCGCCTCAGCATGGCCGGCACCGACCAGCCCTCACCGCGCTGCATCGCGCTGCGCGGCACCGTCGGCGACGACGCCCACTGCAGCGAGTACGCGCGACGCCCCTCGCCCTGCCGCGACCTCAAGCCCGCCTGGGAGGACGGCAGCCCCAGCCTGCAGTGCGATCGGGCGCGACTGCGTCATGGCCTGACGCCGCTGACGCCCGCCGACTGGGCGCGGCTTGAGGCCACGCACCTGCGGGCGCCGGGCGAGCTCTCACGCACTTGA
- a CDS encoding carbon-nitrogen hydrolase family protein — MRVAVAAYPLETITSYEAWADKQRRLLGEAKALGADLAVLPEYLPLELAGAQPADVREDFAASLDALQALFEPWQALHLELARELDLHIQAGTFLLRQPSGGYRNRAFWFTPSGEVHWQDKLQLTGFEKASGLIEPGDALKVFELDGLRVGIAVCYDSEFPLPVRAQREAGARLLLVPSCTDTPAGATRVRTGCMARALENRLFVARAVTAGELPWSPALDTNTGEAAIYAPMDVGLPSDGVLTVNAPGETWAVAELPLSRLERAAAKSQVAVDADWPQQLRPGLLRAGLHRLKR, encoded by the coding sequence ATGCGCGTCGCTGTCGCCGCCTATCCGCTGGAAACGATCACGAGCTACGAGGCCTGGGCCGACAAGCAGCGCCGACTGCTGGGCGAGGCCAAGGCCTTGGGCGCCGATCTCGCCGTGCTGCCGGAGTATCTGCCGTTGGAACTGGCCGGAGCACAGCCTGCCGACGTGCGCGAGGATTTCGCCGCTTCGCTGGACGCGCTGCAGGCGCTGTTCGAGCCCTGGCAGGCGCTGCACCTCGAGCTCGCCCGCGAGCTGGATCTGCACATCCAGGCCGGCACCTTTCTGCTGCGTCAGCCCAGCGGCGGCTACCGCAACCGCGCCTTCTGGTTCACACCCTCCGGTGAGGTTCACTGGCAGGACAAACTGCAGCTCACCGGCTTCGAGAAGGCCAGCGGCCTGATCGAGCCCGGCGACGCGCTCAAGGTGTTCGAGCTCGACGGCCTGCGTGTGGGCATCGCGGTCTGCTACGACAGCGAGTTCCCGCTGCCGGTGCGTGCCCAGCGCGAGGCCGGCGCGCGTCTGCTGCTGGTGCCGAGCTGCACCGATACGCCGGCCGGCGCGACGCGCGTGCGCACCGGCTGCATGGCGCGCGCGCTGGAGAACCGCCTGTTCGTCGCCCGCGCGGTCACCGCCGGCGAACTGCCCTGGAGCCCCGCGCTCGACACCAACACCGGCGAGGCCGCGATCTACGCACCGATGGATGTGGGCCTGCCTTCTGACGGCGTGCTCACCGTCAATGCGCCGGGCGAGACCTGGGCCGTGGCCGAGCTGCCGCTGTCGCGGCTTGAGCGCGCTGCAGCGAAGTCGCAGGTGGCGGTGGATGCCGACTGGCCGCAGCAGCTGCGGCCGGGGCTGCTGCGGGCTGGGCTGCACAGGCTCAAGCGCTGA
- a CDS encoding aminotransferase class I/II-fold pyridoxal phosphate-dependent enzyme: MPKLAQRMGRAKPSAIMQIVEKTRQMKAAGREVISFSIGVPNFLPGPHVYAAAREALDHDSGQYGSNRGPDALLDAFLKHIESAGLSGYQRKHCATGIGAKHILYNLAEALLDPGDEIVFPSPYWTTYADIAEIVGARATALPCPSSQNYKLMPEQLDAALARGPKVFLFNNPSNPTGMVYSGDEIAAIADVVARHPDVWMICDDIYHRMVFSGQSYHNVLHFRPELAERVIFVDSLSKTYGMPGWRVGFMAGPESVAQALTTLNSNHITNVPEVVIAAAIAALSGPQDVPAIKVREFEAKRDQVLASLAQIPGVICPKPEGAFYVFPDIACAFGRRHGERVIANDVDFCAALLEAKGVACVPGSAFGEPRALRISYTCPDAQLTEGLLRIQAFFAELA; this comes from the coding sequence ATGCCCAAGCTTGCCCAGCGCATGGGGCGCGCCAAGCCCAGCGCGATCATGCAGATTGTCGAGAAGACCCGGCAGATGAAGGCGGCCGGCCGCGAAGTCATCAGCTTCTCGATTGGCGTTCCCAACTTCCTGCCTGGCCCGCATGTGTACGCCGCTGCGCGCGAAGCGCTGGATCATGACAGCGGCCAGTACGGCAGCAATCGCGGCCCCGATGCACTGCTCGATGCCTTCCTGAAGCACATCGAGTCGGCCGGCCTGAGCGGCTACCAGCGCAAGCACTGCGCTACCGGCATTGGCGCCAAGCACATCCTCTACAACCTGGCCGAAGCTCTGCTCGATCCGGGCGACGAGATCGTGTTTCCCTCGCCTTACTGGACCACCTACGCCGACATCGCCGAGATCGTCGGTGCGCGCGCCACGGCCCTGCCGTGTCCGTCCAGCCAGAACTACAAGCTGATGCCGGAACAGCTGGATGCTGCGCTCGCCCGCGGGCCCAAGGTGTTCCTGTTCAACAACCCGTCCAACCCGACCGGCATGGTCTACAGCGGCGACGAGATCGCCGCCATTGCTGATGTGGTGGCGCGGCATCCGGACGTCTGGATGATCTGCGACGACATCTACCACCGCATGGTGTTCAGCGGTCAGAGCTACCACAACGTGCTGCACTTCCGGCCCGAGCTGGCGGAGCGCGTGATCTTCGTCGACTCGCTGTCCAAGACCTACGGCATGCCGGGCTGGCGCGTGGGCTTCATGGCCGGGCCGGAGTCGGTGGCGCAGGCCCTGACCACGCTCAACTCCAACCACATCACCAACGTGCCCGAGGTGGTGATCGCTGCCGCCATCGCGGCGCTGTCGGGCCCGCAGGACGTGCCGGCGATCAAGGTGCGCGAGTTCGAGGCCAAGCGCGACCAGGTGCTGGCCTCGCTGGCGCAAATCCCGGGCGTGATCTGCCCCAAGCCCGAGGGCGCCTTCTACGTTTTCCCGGACATCGCCTGCGCGTTCGGCCGCCGGCACGGTGAGCGCGTGATAGCCAACGATGTCGACTTCTGTGCGGCTCTGCTGGAAGCCAAGGGTGTGGCCTGCGTGCCGGGCTCGGCTTTTGGCGAACCGCGCGCGCTGCGGATTTCCTACACCTGCCCCGATGCCCAGCTCACCGAGGGCCTGCTACGCATCCAGGCGTTCTTCGCGGAGCTTGCGTGA
- a CDS encoding beta-aspartyl-peptidase, producing the protein MLLEDRDTALLITDAEVFAPAPLGRQDVLIAAGRVLAIGRDLQPGSALPLRRIEARGRLLAPGFVDSLVHIGGGGGEGGFATRAHPLRAEDALRAGVTTLIGALGTDEVTRSHADLLACARALNAEGLSAFVLSGSYRVPVATLTGSVRTDLVLIPEMLGVGEIAIADHRGSQPSFDELARIGADARVGGMLAGKRGTVLIHVGDGADGIDLLEQLSARTPLPRGQWHPTHMSRNARLFDQGRRWLHAGGSIDITASTSAALLEAGEVPPLRALLALLEDGAPIERITLSTDGQASLPRFDAQGRLLSIEFAPMHSLLDCLREAVLSHGLALERALQPITSSPAAVWGLARKGRIEVGADADLLMLDADSLALETTIAAGRVFALR; encoded by the coding sequence ATGCTGCTGGAAGATCGCGACACCGCGCTGCTGATCACCGATGCCGAAGTTTTCGCGCCTGCGCCGCTGGGCCGCCAGGACGTGCTGATTGCCGCCGGCCGGGTGCTGGCCATCGGGCGCGATCTGCAGCCGGGCAGCGCGCTGCCGCTGCGTCGCATCGAGGCGCGCGGGCGCCTGCTGGCGCCAGGCTTCGTCGACAGCCTGGTGCACATCGGTGGCGGTGGCGGCGAGGGCGGCTTCGCGACCCGCGCGCACCCGCTGCGCGCAGAGGATGCGCTGCGCGCGGGCGTCACTACGCTCATCGGCGCGCTGGGCACCGATGAAGTCACCCGCAGCCACGCCGACCTGCTGGCCTGCGCGCGGGCGCTCAACGCGGAGGGCCTGTCGGCCTTTGTTCTGTCCGGCAGCTATCGCGTACCGGTGGCCACGCTGACTGGCAGCGTGCGCACGGATCTGGTGCTGATTCCCGAGATGCTGGGCGTGGGCGAGATCGCGATCGCCGACCACCGCGGCTCGCAGCCCAGCTTCGATGAGCTGGCGCGGATCGGCGCCGACGCGCGCGTCGGCGGCATGCTGGCCGGCAAGCGCGGCACCGTGCTGATCCACGTCGGCGACGGCGCCGACGGCATCGATCTGCTGGAGCAGCTCAGCGCGCGCACGCCGCTGCCGCGCGGCCAGTGGCATCCCACCCACATGAGCCGCAACGCGCGCCTGTTCGACCAGGGGCGACGCTGGCTGCACGCCGGCGGCAGCATCGACATCACCGCCAGCACCAGCGCCGCACTGCTGGAAGCCGGCGAGGTGCCGCCGCTGCGTGCGCTGCTGGCCCTGCTGGAGGACGGCGCGCCGATCGAGCGCATCACGCTCAGCACCGACGGCCAGGCCAGCCTGCCGCGCTTCGATGCCCAGGGCCGACTGCTGTCGATCGAGTTCGCGCCCATGCACAGCCTGCTCGACTGCCTGCGCGAGGCGGTGCTGTCGCATGGGCTAGCGCTTGAGCGCGCGCTGCAGCCGATCACCTCAAGTCCGGCGGCGGTCTGGGGGCTTGCGCGCAAGGGCCGCATCGAAGTTGGGGCCGACGCTGACCTGCTGATGCTCGATGCCGATTCGCTGGCCTTGGAGACCACGATCGCCGCAGGGCGCGTGTTCGCACTGCGCTGA
- a CDS encoding cell wall hydrolase, protein MKLAWILWLANALPQPVADPLCLTTTIYLEARNQSILGQRAVAEVALRRVEDGRWGRSVCAVVTAPRQFAPTLVSAEFEIKSHKAWERAAAIAFDALRDWRKPSDRRRQVVPGASHFLVNDLVNRPNWAQGTPVALIGDHAFYSVTEL, encoded by the coding sequence ATGAAACTGGCCTGGATCCTCTGGTTGGCCAACGCGCTGCCGCAGCCCGTCGCCGATCCTCTATGCCTGACCACCACGATCTACCTGGAAGCCCGCAACCAGTCCATCCTGGGGCAGCGAGCCGTCGCTGAAGTCGCTCTGCGGCGCGTTGAAGATGGGCGCTGGGGACGATCGGTCTGTGCCGTCGTCACGGCTCCGAGGCAGTTCGCGCCGACCCTGGTGTCGGCCGAGTTCGAGATCAAGAGCCACAAGGCCTGGGAGCGCGCCGCCGCGATCGCGTTTGACGCGCTGCGCGACTGGCGCAAGCCGAGCGACAGACGCAGACAGGTTGTGCCAGGGGCAAGCCACTTTCTGGTCAACGATCTGGTGAACCGCCCCAACTGGGCTCAGGGCACACCCGTCGCGCTGATCGGCGATCACGCCTTCTACAGCGTCACCGAGCTGTAG
- the prpE gene encoding propionate--CoA ligase: MRYDELYLHSIEQPEAFWADAAQAIDWETPPQQILDDSKPPFRRWFVGGRTNLCHNAIDRHLAARADQAALIAVSTETGQRQTWTYVQLHRAVNQCAATIRSLGVGEGDRVVIYMPNTGEAVIAMLACARIGAIHSVVFGGFAAHNLALRIDDAQPKLLICADAGMRSGKVIRYKPLVDAALSEAKHAPPHVLVMHRGLDAETPRTPGRDIDYAEASAAFADATVPVVWRESNAPSYLLYTSGTTGKPKGVQRDTGGYAVALALSMRTVFDVGPGQVMFSTSDVGWVVGHSYIVYGPLIVGATTIVYEGLPTSPDPGIWWELCAQYGVRTLFSSPTAVRVLKKQDPSWLKMHDLSALKWLFLAGEPLDEPTARWINDALGVPVIDNYWQTETGWPVLCLQPGLELKPTKFGSPGLPNLGFNLRLIHEVSGEPCGAGEKGVLAIVPPLPPGCLSTVWGDDARFLSSYFSHFKALLYSSLDWAIRDEDGYYFILGRTDDVINVAGHRLGTREIEESVSGCSVVAEAAVIGAADALKGQVPVVFATLKGGDCSDRRAAAEAMMRQVVEQLGAVAKPARVYVVDALPKTRSGKLLRRSLQALVESRDPGDLSTLDDPSALESVRLALQRGPDVG, encoded by the coding sequence ATGCGCTACGACGAGCTCTATCTTCATTCCATCGAACAGCCCGAAGCCTTCTGGGCAGATGCCGCCCAAGCCATCGACTGGGAGACTCCGCCACAGCAGATCCTCGACGATTCGAAGCCGCCTTTCCGTCGCTGGTTCGTCGGTGGACGCACCAACCTCTGCCACAACGCGATCGATCGCCATCTTGCGGCGCGCGCCGATCAAGCAGCACTGATCGCGGTCTCCACCGAAACCGGCCAGCGTCAGACCTGGACCTATGTGCAGCTGCACCGCGCGGTCAACCAGTGCGCGGCAACGATCCGCTCGCTTGGCGTGGGCGAGGGCGACCGCGTGGTGATCTACATGCCCAACACCGGCGAGGCGGTGATTGCCATGCTGGCATGTGCGCGTATCGGTGCGATCCACTCGGTGGTGTTCGGCGGCTTCGCCGCCCACAACCTCGCCCTGCGTATCGACGACGCCCAGCCCAAGCTGCTGATCTGCGCCGATGCCGGCATGCGCTCGGGCAAGGTGATCCGCTACAAGCCGCTGGTCGATGCAGCACTCTCCGAGGCGAAGCATGCGCCGCCGCATGTGCTCGTCATGCACCGCGGGCTTGATGCGGAGACGCCGCGCACGCCGGGCCGCGACATCGATTACGCGGAGGCCTCGGCGGCGTTTGCCGATGCGACGGTTCCCGTGGTCTGGCGCGAAAGCAACGCGCCCAGCTATTTGCTTTACACCTCGGGCACCACCGGCAAGCCCAAGGGCGTGCAGCGCGATACCGGTGGCTATGCGGTGGCGCTCGCGCTGTCCATGCGCACCGTCTTCGACGTCGGACCCGGGCAGGTGATGTTCTCGACCTCGGACGTCGGCTGGGTGGTGGGCCACTCCTACATCGTCTACGGGCCGCTGATCGTCGGCGCCACCACGATCGTCTACGAGGGCCTGCCGACCTCTCCCGATCCGGGCATCTGGTGGGAGCTGTGTGCGCAATACGGCGTGCGTACGCTGTTCTCGTCGCCCACGGCGGTGCGCGTGCTGAAGAAGCAGGATCCGTCGTGGCTGAAAATGCACGACCTGTCCGCGCTGAAGTGGCTGTTCCTCGCCGGTGAGCCGCTCGATGAGCCCACCGCGCGCTGGATCAACGATGCGCTTGGTGTGCCGGTGATCGACAACTACTGGCAGACCGAAACCGGCTGGCCGGTGCTGTGCCTGCAGCCTGGCCTCGAACTCAAGCCCACCAAGTTCGGCTCGCCCGGCCTGCCCAATCTTGGCTTCAACCTCAGGCTTATCCATGAGGTGAGCGGCGAGCCCTGCGGTGCAGGCGAGAAAGGCGTGCTGGCCATCGTGCCGCCGCTGCCGCCGGGCTGCCTGAGCACCGTGTGGGGTGACGATGCGCGCTTCCTGTCGAGCTACTTCAGCCACTTCAAGGCGCTGCTCTACAGCTCGCTGGACTGGGCGATCCGCGACGAGGATGGCTACTACTTCATCCTCGGCCGCACGGACGATGTGATCAACGTCGCCGGCCATCGCCTGGGGACTCGAGAGATCGAGGAATCCGTGTCTGGCTGCAGCGTGGTCGCAGAAGCTGCCGTGATTGGTGCCGCCGATGCGCTGAAGGGACAGGTGCCAGTCGTGTTCGCCACGCTCAAGGGCGGCGACTGCAGCGATCGCCGCGCAGCGGCGGAAGCGATGATGCGTCAGGTGGTGGAACAGTTGGGCGCGGTCGCGAAGCCGGCGCGCGTGTATGTCGTCGATGCGCTGCCCAAGACGCGCTCCGGCAAGCTGCTGAGGCGCTCGCTGCAGGCCTTGGTCGAGAGTCGCGATCCGGGCGACCTGTCGACGCTCGACGATCCCTCCGCATTGGAGTCGGTTCGCTTGGCCTTGCAGCGAGGACCGGATGTCGGCTGA
- a CDS encoding malate dehydrogenase: MKTPVRVAVTGAAGQIGYSLLFRIASGEMLGKDQPVILQMLELPMEKAQAALRGVMMELEDCAFPLLAGMVGTDDPEVAFKDADVALLVGAMPRGPGMERKDLLLKNAEIFTVQGRALNKVASRQVKVLVVGNPANTNAYIAMKSAPDLDPNNFTAMLRLDHNRALSQLAGKAGVAVADIEKLVVWGNHSPTMYPDYRFATAGGASLKDKVADEAWNRETFIPKVAKRGAAIIEARGLSSAASAANAAIDHVRDWVLGTNGKWVTMGIPSDGSYGIPKDVMFGYPVTCTNGKYEIVQGLAIDEFSQERINFTLNELEEERAGVAHLLG; encoded by the coding sequence ATGAAGACCCCCGTCCGCGTTGCAGTCACCGGCGCCGCCGGCCAGATCGGCTACTCGCTGCTGTTTCGCATCGCCTCCGGCGAGATGCTGGGCAAAGACCAGCCCGTGATCCTGCAGATGCTCGAGCTGCCGATGGAGAAGGCCCAGGCCGCGCTCCGCGGTGTGATGATGGAGCTCGAAGACTGCGCTTTCCCGCTGCTCGCCGGCATGGTCGGCACCGATGACCCGGAAGTGGCCTTCAAGGATGCCGACGTGGCCTTGCTGGTCGGCGCCATGCCGCGCGGCCCGGGCATGGAGCGCAAGGACCTGCTGCTGAAGAACGCCGAGATCTTCACCGTGCAGGGCCGCGCCTTGAACAAGGTCGCCTCGCGCCAGGTCAAGGTGCTGGTGGTCGGCAACCCGGCCAACACCAATGCCTACATCGCCATGAAGTCGGCGCCGGATCTCGACCCGAACAACTTCACCGCGATGCTCCGCCTTGACCACAACCGTGCGCTGTCGCAGCTGGCCGGCAAGGCCGGCGTGGCCGTGGCCGACATCGAGAAGCTGGTGGTGTGGGGCAACCACAGCCCGACCATGTATCCCGACTACCGCTTCGCCACGGCCGGCGGCGCTTCGCTGAAGGACAAGGTCGCCGACGAGGCCTGGAACCGCGAAACCTTCATCCCCAAGGTGGCCAAGCGCGGCGCCGCGATCATCGAAGCCCGTGGCCTGTCGTCGGCGGCCTCCGCCGCCAATGCGGCCATCGACCACGTCCGTGACTGGGTGCTGGGCACGAACGGCAAGTGGGTCACCATGGGCATTCCGTCCGACGGCAGCTACGGCATCCCCAAGGACGTGATGTTCGGCTACCCGGTCACGTGCACGAACGGCAAGTACGAGATCGTGCAGGGCCTGGCCATCGATGAGTTCTCGCAGGAGCGCATCAACTTCACGCTCAACGAACTCGAAGAAGAGCGCGCCGGCGTCGCCCACCTGCTGGGCTGA